One window of Perca flavescens isolate YP-PL-M2 chromosome 6, PFLA_1.0, whole genome shotgun sequence genomic DNA carries:
- the LOC114557364 gene encoding endothelin-2: protein MSTHTSVLLLITLWASIEDGLSLPVMKQPEVAAGDWVPAQRVRTKRCACSNLLDSECHYFCHIDIIWINTPSKTIVYGLGSALSRRRRSTGRCSCANRDDQTCTNFCHYSPEFMSSKRSAKRHQLSLLGTLRAAASSSKRAQDSADSDRDESSQRKSTR, encoded by the exons ATGTCTACTCACACCAGCGTTCTTCTTCTCATCACTCTTTGGGCTTCCATAGAGGATG GTTTAAGTCTTCCGGTGATGAAACAGCCAGAAGTGGCGGCTGGTGACTGGGTCCCAGCACAGAGAGTGAGGACCAAGCGCTGCGCATGCAGCAACCTGTTGGACTCTGAATGCCACTACTTCTGCCACATAGATATCATCTGGATCAACACACCCAG TAAGACAATAGTTTATGGGCTAGGCAGCGCTTTGTcccgacgcagaaggtccactGGCCGCTGCAGCTGTGCCAACCGTGACGATCAAACCTGTACCAACTTCTGCCATTACAG TCCTGAATTCATGTCATCAAAGAGATCTGCAAAGAGACATCAACTCAGCTTGCTCGGCACCCTAAG AGCTGCAGCCAGCAGTTCCAAGAGAGCTCAGGATTCAGCTGATTCAGACAGAGATGAATCCTCTCAGAGGAAGAGCACTCGCTGA